A region of the Heliomicrobium undosum genome:
TCATGGTCTTCAATCAGTTTCGTAAGACGGGGAGAGTTGGCCACCAACTCTCCCCATTCGCGCCGGTCTGCCCGCAGGGCGTCGACCGTTCCCGCTTCCGGAACCATAAAGTCCGGTCGTTTTTCCATCGCGCACTCCGGACGCTCCATCGAACGCCGGAAGCACCTCCCTGTTCTTACTTCGTCAGGTTGAAGTCAAAATCGGCTTCCACATGGAAGGCCATCTTATGTACCGTTCGGTGCAACTGGCGGACCAGTTCGAAGTTCTCCCGGAGCGCCGTCTGTTTGCGTTTCGTTCCCGCATCAGGCTCCATGTCCACCAGCCGCCGTCCGATCTTCTTCAGCTTGGCGATGGCCTTAGACGTTTCCGAAACCTCTTCCGGATTGGCCAGCGCCTTTTCCGCCACTTCCTTCGCGTCGAGGACCAGTTCCTCCAACTGTCCGGTAAACTTGTCCCCGAACTGCCGGAGGATGGTCCCAACCTTCGCCTTCTGCTCTGGCTCCTCCCAGAGCGAATGGGCCAGGATGGAAAGATCCTCGTCCATCACCTGGTCGCGTCCGTCCAGGACGGCATGGGCCTTCAACAGGGCCAAGCCATTGACGAACCGGCGGTCGGACGGGGTGATTCCCTCCTTGACCAGTTCGCGTCGGATCTCCCGGAGCGTGTTCAGCGTGGCGATGGGAACCGTCGCCCGGTCACCGGCTGCCTGAAGCGCCTCCAGGTCGGCCAGCGACAGTTGCGGACGGTAGGCCGTGATTCCCCACCCGGTTGCAGCGCCGTTAAGCATGTCGAGAAAGGCGCCGTCACCCAGGTAACTGAGTTCGAAGCGCAGGTGGAAGCGGTCAAACAGCGCCGACAGGTTCTCGCCCTCTTCGGGGAACTCGTTGGAGGCGCCGATGACGCTGACGAGCGGCGTGCGCACGGGGGCGCCGTTGTTATAGAAGAGCCGTTCGTTCATTAGCGTCAGCAGGGCGTTCAGGATGGCCGAACTGGCCTTGAAGACCTCATCCAGAAAAGCCACATGGGCCTCCGGGAGTTTGGCCGTCGTGATCCGCCGGTAGGCATCTTGCTCCAGGGACCGGAGCGATACGGGACCGAACAGCTCTTCCGGCGTGGTGAACTTGCTCAGGAGCCACTGAAAGTAGTTGCACCCGTTCAGGAGTTCGGCCAGTGAAGAAACCAGTTCGGATTTTGCCGTTCCCGGCGGGCCGATCAGGAGCAGGTTCTTGCGGGCAACGAAGGCGACCATGGCCGCCTTGATGACGCTCTCCCGCTCCAAAAACCGTTTGGCTAGGTAGTCCATGGCAGCTTGCACCTTCGTCAGCGCTTGGGCGGCATCGG
Encoded here:
- a CDS encoding AAA family ATPase, whose amino-acid sequence is MLDQTQAIESLRLDEFFDEPGAPTAGPAPVPDAAQALTKVQAAMDYLAKRFLERESVIKAAMVAFVARKNLLLIGPPGTAKSELVSSLAELLNGCNYFQWLLSKFTTPEELFGPVSLRSLEQDAYRRITTAKLPEAHVAFLDEVFKASSAILNALLTLMNERLFYNNGAPVRTPLVSVIGASNEFPEEGENLSALFDRFHLRFELSYLGDGAFLDMLNGAATGWGITAYRPQLSLADLEALQAAGDRATVPIATLNTLREIRRELVKEGITPSDRRFVNGLALLKAHAVLDGRDQVMDEDLSILAHSLWEEPEQKAKVGTILRQFGDKFTGQLEELVLDAKEVAEKALANPEEVSETSKAIAKLKKIGRRLVDMEPDAGTKRKQTALRENFELVRQLHRTVHKMAFHVEADFDFNLTK